In Leptolyngbya iicbica LK, the genomic stretch AGCGCCTTTGGCGACAACGTGAAGCGCGAATTTGAGCGCAACGGTGAGCGCTACGCCTTCCTCAGCTGGGGCCAAAAAGCGTTCGACAACTTCCGTGTGGTGCCTCCCGGCACCGGCATTTGCCACCAGGTGAATTTGGAATATCTGGCGCAAACTGTCTGGACGAAGGAAGAAAACGGCGAAACCGTGGCCTACCCCGACACGCTCGTCGGCACCGACAGTCACACCACTATGATCAATGGCCTGGCGGTGCTGGGTTGGGGCGTCGGTGGCATTGAAGCGGAAGCGGCCATGCTAGGCCAGCCCATTTCCATGCTGATTCCCGAGGTGGTGGGCTTTAAGCTGACGGGCAAACTCCCCCAGGGCGCCACCGCCACCGACCTGGTGTTGACTGTCGTGCAAATGCTGCGGCAAAAGGGCGTCGTCAGCAAGTTTGTGGAATTTTACGGTGACGGGCTCTCGCACCTGACTCTGGCCGATCGCGCCACCATCTCCAATATGGCCCCCGAGTACGGGGCGACCTGCGGTTTCTTCCCCATCGATGCGGAGACCCTCAACTATTTAGAATTCTCCGGACGCGATCCTGAGCGGGTGGCCCTGGTCGAAGCCTACGCCAAAGCCCAAGGCCTCTGGCGCGAAGACGATACCCCCGATCCGATCTTTACCGACACGCTGGAACTTGACCTCGCCACGGTAGAGCCTTCCCTGGCAGGTCCCAAACGGCCCCAAGATCGGGTGCTGCTTTCCCAACTGGCCGAGCAGTTCATGACCTCTGACTTTCCCACGTTCAGCGGTCTGGAGTCCTATGCCGAGAAGCGATCGGTGCCGGTCACCGGAGCGGATTATGAGCTGACCGATGGGGCCGTGGCGATCGCCGCCATCACGAGCTGCACCAACACCTCTAACCCCTCCGTCATGATCGGGGCCGGACTCGTCGCCCGCAAAGCCCGTGCCAAGGGCCTGACGGTGAAGCCCTGGGTGAAAACCTCTCTCGCTCCCGGTAGCCAAGTCGTGTCGGACTATTTGGAGAAAGCGGGGCTGCAAGCGGATTTGGATGCTTTGGGCTTCAACCTTGTCGGTTACGGCTGCACCACCTGCATCGGCAACTCTGGCCCGCTGCCCGAGCCCATCGTCGGGGCCATCAACGCGAAGGATCTGGTGGTTGGGGCGGTGCTTTCCGGCAACCGCAACTTTGAAGGGCGCGTCAGCCCCCACACCAAGGCGAACTATCTGGCCTCGCCGCCCCTGGTGGTCGCCTATGCGATCGCCGGTAACCTCGCCATTGATCTGAAAAAAGACCCCATCGGTCAAGACGCGGATGGTCGTCCCGTTTACCTCAAAGACATT encodes the following:
- the acnA gene encoding aconitate hydratase AcnA; this translates as MTNSFNAKSSLNVSGKEYTYYSLPEAAKTLGDIDRLPFSLKVLLENLLRYEDGRTVTADDVKAIAQWLETQRSDQEIAYRPARVLMQDFTGVPAVVDLAAMRDAMVNLGGNPEKINPLSPVDLVIDHSVMVDSFGSDSAFGDNVKREFERNGERYAFLSWGQKAFDNFRVVPPGTGICHQVNLEYLAQTVWTKEENGETVAYPDTLVGTDSHTTMINGLAVLGWGVGGIEAEAAMLGQPISMLIPEVVGFKLTGKLPQGATATDLVLTVVQMLRQKGVVSKFVEFYGDGLSHLTLADRATISNMAPEYGATCGFFPIDAETLNYLEFSGRDPERVALVEAYAKAQGLWREDDTPDPIFTDTLELDLATVEPSLAGPKRPQDRVLLSQLAEQFMTSDFPTFSGLESYAEKRSVPVTGADYELTDGAVAIAAITSCTNTSNPSVMIGAGLVARKARAKGLTVKPWVKTSLAPGSQVVSDYLEKAGLQADLDALGFNLVGYGCTTCIGNSGPLPEPIVGAINAKDLVVGAVLSGNRNFEGRVSPHTKANYLASPPLVVAYAIAGNLAIDLKKDPIGQDADGRPVYLKDIWPTTEEIKAVMGEALTPEMFRSRYSNVFSGTADWQAIAAEESQTYDWQGDSTYVQNPPFFENMAATVNGSSTADITGARLLALLGDSITTDHISPAGAIKTDGPTGSYLQSHDVPVSEFNSYGSRRGNHEVMMRGTFANIRLQNELVPGSSGGVTKYMPAGEEMSIYDAAMKYQAEGTPLVVIAGKEYGTGSSRDWAAKGTRLLGVKAVVAESFERIHRSNLVGMGVLPLQFQPGSSREMLKLDGSETFDLTGLAGGIQPGMTVTLTVHRADGSTTSVELLCRIDTLDEVEYYRNGGILHYVLRQLLAA